The stretch of DNA TCGTTCTTGGGGTAGATTCGCACTGCCAGCGAAACGGACGGGAAGGAAGCAAGTAGCTTGGGTCACGGGCATTCTCATGATCATGGGCACAGCCACGGTCACAGTCATGCACCAGCTGATTTTGGCCGGGCCTTCCTGATCGGCGTCATCCTCAATTCCGCCTTCGTCGTGGTTGAAGCTGCGTATGGTTGGATCTCGGGCTCGATGGCGCTGATCGCCGATGCGGGCCACAACCTTTCGGATGTGCTCAGCCTGCTGTTCGCCTGGGGCGCGAGCATTGCTGCCAAGCGCCCGCCGTCCGATCGCTTCACTTACGGCTACAAGAGCTCGACCATCCTGGCCGCATTGGCCAACGCCGGTCTGTTACTGGTGGCGATTGGGGCAATTCTCTTCGAGACGCTCCATCGCATGGCAGAACCACCCGCCGTGCAGGGTGAGACCATGGTCATTGTTGCGGGGATCGGGATCGTCATCAACACCGCCACCGCCCTGCTGTTCCTGCGCGGGCGGCATGACGATATCAATATCCGGGGTGCCTTCCTGCACATGGCTGCTGACGCACTCGTCAGCCTCGGTGTCGTGGTCGCCGGCATAGCCATCATCGCCACCGGCTCACGCTGGATCGATCCACTCGTCAGCCTGGCAATCGTTGCGGTGATCGCATGGGGAACCTGGGGGTTGCTCAAGGACAGCGTGGCGATGAGCCTGCTCGGCGTACCCAGGGGCATCTGCGAGCGGTCAGTCCGCGCCTATCTCAGCTCGCTGCCCGGCGTGAATGCAGTGCACGACCTGCATATCTGGCCGATGAGCACGACCGAAACCGCGCTGACCGCCCATCTGGTAATGCCAGCGGGCCATCCTGGAGACGATTTTCTGCGCGAAGTCGCACATGAGCTTGCGGACCATCATCGCATTGGACACGCGACCATCCAGGTCGAGCTCCAGCGGGGTGAGTGCGGCGCCGGTTGCTAGCTTTACCGACCGCATGCCGAGGAATATCAACCGCTCCAATGGACGAAGGACACTACGATGGCAGAACGCGAACGGGGCGGCGGATGCGGATGCGGGCATGTACGCTACAGCGTCGCGGGCAATCCGATCTTCACCAACAACTGCCACTGCACCCAATGCCAGCACCAGACCGGTTCGACGAGCGTGGTCAACGCATTCTACGAAGCGGAACGGATCACGTTGGAAAGCGGAGAGTTGACCGAGCATGTCGTGACCGCCGGTAGCGGCGGGCCTCATACGATTTGCCGTTGCAGCAAGTGCGGCGCTGCCGTGTGGAGCTATTACCCGCGTCTTGGACGCCTGGGTGCGGGACTCAGGGTTGGCACGCTCGATGAGCCTCAAGCTTTGATTCCGGACGCTGTGGTCCACCTGCGCGAGAAGATGCCCTGGGTGACGCCGCCGGAAGGCATACCGCAGTTCGAAGGTTACTACGATCCGGCGGAAATACTGCCGCCGGATCGTGTAGCACGACTCAAGGACCTGGTACGGCGCCGTGAGACAAGCGAAGGGGCCTGATCAGGCTTCCTCGAGTCAAGAATTCAAGCCGCGTCCCGCAGACGTTCGCTTAGCGCGGCAAGAATTTCATCGCGTGCGTCGATAGTCGGTTCCCCGTCCCCGTCGATGAGGTGCTGCGTCAGGACGCTATGGGGATAGTTGACGTGCTCTGCAAAGAACGGCGAGACATCACTGTTCGCGGCGGAGTCGGGCAGTTGCTTGTCGACGAAGCGGGGCCCAAGCGCGGCCCTATAGGCTTCGAAGCGAGCCGCCTGGCAGATCTTGTCACCATCGAAGCGGTAGGCAAGGACCTCCAGGTCTTCTTCTTCAAGGCGTTTGCGAATCATCGCGAGTTCTTTTGCGTCGCTTTCGACCGCTGCGGGATTGTCCAAGGGCAATGACGGCTGCGACAGGATCGGAAGGAGCACCGATTTCTCGAGCATCATCGTGAGCGCGAAGTTTCCGGTAAAGCACATGCCAACCGCGCCAACGCCCTTGCCGCCACACTCGGTGTGGGCATGAGCGGCAAGCGCCCTCAGCCACACGGTGACAGGGCTGGACCCCTGGCCCGCCATGACGTTGAATTCACGCGCCATACACACACGGCGGAACACGGCCCCACCTTCCTTGGCATCTGGCACCGCGCCGTCACGGCCAAATAGCGAAGGCATCCAGACAGTAAAGCCGGCATCCCTTACCCACCGGGCAAAGCGCGCAAC from Erythrobacter mangrovi encodes:
- a CDS encoding cation diffusion facilitator family transporter, which translates into the protein MGHGHSHDHGHSHGHSHAPADFGRAFLIGVILNSAFVVVEAAYGWISGSMALIADAGHNLSDVLSLLFAWGASIAAKRPPSDRFTYGYKSSTILAALANAGLLLVAIGAILFETLHRMAEPPAVQGETMVIVAGIGIVINTATALLFLRGRHDDINIRGAFLHMAADALVSLGVVVAGIAIIATGSRWIDPLVSLAIVAVIAWGTWGLLKDSVAMSLLGVPRGICERSVRAYLSSLPGVNAVHDLHIWPMSTTETALTAHLVMPAGHPGDDFLREVAHELADHHRIGHATIQVELQRGECGAGC
- a CDS encoding dienelactone hydrolase family protein — translated: MKTDDPLSDFAPLELTFPNDMGADVTRTVYRAGEGPAVIVLHEMPGISPHVARFARWVRDAGFTVWMPSLFGRDGAVPDAKEGGAVFRRVCMAREFNVMAGQGSSPVTVWLRALAAHAHTECGGKGVGAVGMCFTGNFALTMMLEKSVLLPILSQPSLPLDNPAAVESDAKELAMIRKRLEEEDLEVLAYRFDGDKICQAARFEAYRAALGPRFVDKQLPDSAANSDVSPFFAEHVNYPHSVLTQHLIDGDGEPTIDARDEILAALSERLRDAA
- a CDS encoding GFA family protein — encoded protein: MAERERGGGCGCGHVRYSVAGNPIFTNNCHCTQCQHQTGSTSVVNAFYEAERITLESGELTEHVVTAGSGGPHTICRCSKCGAAVWSYYPRLGRLGAGLRVGTLDEPQALIPDAVVHLREKMPWVTPPEGIPQFEGYYDPAEILPPDRVARLKDLVRRRETSEGA